The Prosthecobacter vanneervenii genome has a segment encoding these proteins:
- the mutL gene encoding DNA mismatch repair endonuclease MutL: MAKIRILPDALASQVAAGEVVERPAALVRELVENSLDAGARHIEVHAQRGGIAMIRIVDDGSGMDREDAMLCLERHATSKIRTKEDLGAIHTFGFRGEALPSIASVSRFRLATREKTALVGTEIEVNGGKMVAVRDHGGAPGTVVEARSLFFNVPARRKFLRTENTEFAHVEQQLRLHAIANPQVAFTLTHNGDLVLHLPATRDMLERIRGLVGDELASRLLKVEETTLHGVTISGYIGGPGMSRSNRQMQTTYLNGRPIESASISYGLREGYHTALMKGQHPVTFLFIQMDAQAFDVNVHPAKKEVRFHDGNSVREAIARCVSRTLEKAAKLPTGHAPARPAPIPHAAGSTPTLPSSRQEQFDMPVAASSAPLRNIEPARPQVPASTPTSVVSHRVADVLARIAAARTPAAPPLPAETAATEEEKAEEPQQPQIASPEEETEEHPQEAVVDTKAPEAPDFRIIGVLQKLYVLMESKEGLVLMDQHAAHERVNFEKFRRAIESGGVPCQRLLMPITLQTTPRDADLLKQNLTSLNRLGIEIEPFGPNIFKVETLPSFLKTDDPSAWLDQVIEELSSLSSKSSSLRLSEDAIATIACRASVKSNDVLSIPELQALLKDLFACEMPYCCPHGRPTLVQISTSELERKFGRRAPG; this comes from the coding sequence ATGGCCAAAATACGCATTCTTCCAGACGCACTCGCCAGCCAGGTGGCGGCAGGTGAGGTCGTGGAGCGCCCTGCCGCCCTGGTGCGGGAACTGGTGGAAAACAGCCTGGACGCCGGAGCACGCCATATCGAGGTGCACGCCCAGCGCGGCGGCATCGCGATGATTCGCATTGTGGATGATGGTTCTGGAATGGACCGGGAGGATGCCATGCTGTGCCTAGAGCGCCACGCCACCAGCAAGATACGGACCAAGGAGGACCTGGGAGCGATTCACACCTTTGGATTTCGTGGAGAGGCGCTGCCCAGCATCGCCAGTGTGTCCCGCTTCCGACTGGCCACGAGGGAAAAAACGGCGCTGGTGGGAACGGAGATCGAGGTGAACGGCGGCAAAATGGTGGCCGTGCGCGACCATGGCGGCGCTCCGGGGACTGTTGTGGAGGCGCGATCGCTGTTTTTCAATGTGCCAGCAAGGCGCAAGTTTCTACGCACGGAGAATACGGAATTTGCCCATGTGGAGCAGCAGTTGCGTCTGCATGCGATCGCGAATCCGCAGGTGGCTTTCACACTGACCCATAATGGCGATCTGGTGCTGCACCTGCCAGCCACCCGGGACATGCTGGAGCGCATTCGCGGCCTGGTGGGCGATGAACTGGCCTCACGCCTTCTCAAAGTGGAGGAGACCACCCTGCACGGCGTAACGATTTCCGGCTATATCGGTGGCCCAGGCATGAGCCGCTCCAACCGGCAGATGCAGACCACCTATCTGAACGGCCGTCCCATCGAGAGCGCCAGCATCTCCTACGGTCTGCGGGAGGGCTACCACACGGCGCTGATGAAGGGTCAGCATCCGGTGACCTTCCTCTTCATCCAGATGGATGCACAGGCCTTTGATGTGAACGTGCACCCAGCCAAGAAAGAGGTGCGCTTTCATGACGGCAACAGCGTGCGAGAGGCCATTGCCCGCTGCGTGAGTCGCACGCTGGAAAAGGCCGCCAAGCTGCCGACTGGCCACGCCCCTGCACGTCCGGCACCGATTCCGCACGCAGCCGGCAGCACCCCCACCCTGCCCAGCAGCCGGCAGGAGCAGTTTGACATGCCTGTGGCAGCTTCGTCTGCGCCGCTGCGAAATATTGAACCGGCTCGTCCGCAGGTGCCCGCAAGTACTCCTACATCGGTCGTCTCGCATCGCGTAGCGGATGTGCTGGCAAGGATCGCCGCTGCACGCACCCCTGCAGCGCCACCGCTCCCAGCAGAAACTGCCGCTACTGAAGAAGAAAAAGCCGAAGAACCCCAGCAGCCGCAAATCGCCAGCCCGGAGGAAGAAACCGAGGAGCACCCTCAGGAGGCAGTCGTCGACACGAAGGCACCTGAAGCGCCGGATTTCCGCATCATCGGCGTGCTGCAAAAGCTCTATGTGCTGATGGAGAGCAAGGAGGGGCTGGTGCTGATGGACCAGCACGCCGCACACGAGCGGGTAAACTTTGAAAAGTTCCGCCGCGCCATTGAATCCGGCGGTGTCCCCTGCCAGCGGCTGCTCATGCCGATCACGCTGCAGACGACTCCACGGGACGCCGACCTGCTGAAGCAAAACCTGACCTCGCTGAACCGTCTGGGCATCGAGATCGAGCCCTTTGGCCCCAATATTTTCAAGGTGGAGACCCTGCCCTCCTTTCTGAAAACGGATGATCCTTCCGCGTGGCTGGACCAGGTCATCGAGGAGCTCAGCAGCCTGAGTTCCAAATCCTCCAGCCTGCGCTTGAGCGAAGACGCCATCGCCACCATCGCCTGCCGCGCCTCGGTGAAGAGCAACGACGTGCTCTCCATTCCTGAACTGCAAGCCTTGTTGAAGGATCTCTTTGCCTGCGAGATGCCCTACTGCTGCCCGCATGGCCGCCCCACGCTGGTGCAGATCTCCACCTCAGAGCTTGAGCGGAAGTTTGGGCGGCGTGCGCCGGGCTGA
- a CDS encoding DUF1501 domain-containing protein: protein MNSLRHDLSRRSFVSGAAKTFLGVSTAAHFAPRVIAAPGQGASPLKQAATARNVIYLYMNGGMSHLDTFDPKPEKTDIMGLTKVINTNVDGIRVSNNIPLIARQMDKLAVVRSMMTTQGAHEQGNYYQHTSYTMRSSIRHPSMGAWLQKFQDRGNPTLPGSVMIGNDSRHPGAGFFESRFAPLMINDPESGINNVKTNQWFTEERFASRLNTAKQLDRQFAETYNVKNVRAYADMYDDALKMMKSEELKAFDLSSEPEKLRDKYGSDRFGQGCLLARRLVENGVRFVEVSFGSWDTHNANFTRVPELCDELDSALSTLLQDLESRGMLQETLVVLATEFGRTPEINANDGRDHHARGFSCLLAGGGIRGGQVYGATDDSGDEATVNPVTIPDFNATIAYALGIPLDQVLYSPSKRPFTVADKGKPLTSLFG from the coding sequence ATGAATTCCCTTCGCCACGATCTCAGCCGCCGGTCCTTTGTCTCTGGAGCCGCCAAGACCTTTCTCGGAGTGAGCACCGCAGCGCACTTCGCCCCGCGTGTCATAGCGGCTCCGGGCCAGGGGGCCTCCCCACTGAAGCAGGCGGCGACGGCGCGCAATGTGATCTACCTGTACATGAACGGTGGCATGAGCCACCTGGACACCTTTGACCCCAAGCCGGAAAAGACCGACATCATGGGCCTGACGAAGGTGATCAACACCAATGTGGATGGCATTCGGGTCTCGAACAATATCCCCCTTATCGCCCGGCAGATGGACAAGCTGGCGGTTGTCCGCAGCATGATGACCACCCAGGGCGCGCATGAGCAGGGCAACTACTACCAGCACACCAGCTACACCATGCGCAGCAGCATCCGCCACCCCTCCATGGGTGCGTGGCTGCAGAAGTTTCAAGATCGTGGAAACCCCACCCTGCCCGGCAGCGTGATGATCGGCAATGACAGCCGCCATCCCGGCGCCGGCTTCTTTGAGAGCCGCTTCGCCCCGCTGATGATCAATGATCCCGAAAGCGGCATCAACAATGTTAAGACGAATCAGTGGTTCACCGAAGAGCGCTTCGCCAGCCGACTCAACACCGCCAAGCAGCTCGACCGCCAGTTTGCCGAAACCTATAACGTCAAAAACGTGCGTGCTTATGCCGACATGTATGACGACGCGCTCAAGATGATGAAGAGCGAGGAGCTGAAGGCATTCGACCTGAGCAGCGAGCCCGAAAAGCTGCGCGACAAGTACGGCAGCGACCGCTTTGGCCAGGGCTGCCTGCTGGCGCGCCGTCTGGTGGAAAATGGAGTGCGCTTTGTCGAAGTCTCTTTCGGCAGCTGGGACACTCACAACGCCAACTTCACCCGTGTGCCAGAGCTGTGCGACGAGCTGGACTCCGCCCTCAGCACCCTGCTGCAGGATCTGGAATCCCGCGGCATGCTGCAGGAGACGCTGGTGGTGCTGGCCACGGAGTTTGGCCGCACGCCGGAGATCAACGCCAACGACGGCCGCGACCACCATGCGCGCGGATTCTCCTGCCTGCTGGCGGGCGGCGGCATCCGCGGCGGACAGGTGTATGGAGCCACGGATGACAGCGGTGATGAAGCCACCGTGAACCCGGTCACGATTCCTGATTTCAACGCAACCATCGCCTACGCACTGGGCATTCCTCTGGACCAAGTGCTGTACAGCCCGAGCAAGCGCCCCTTCACCGTAGCAGACAAAGGCAAGCCGCTGACCTCGCTGTTTGGCTAA
- a CDS encoding GspE/PulE family protein translates to MNVILKSVAQAAGVDAADMQAALDHASAGGISPALALVESGAVDERQFSRHLAEHLRWQWLESPQPHPDEAAELKRLIPARFAVRHQIYPVGFTNDEPQSQRRLLLACHDPFDLITKQAVARVSQLPVKWCLTPRTELLNAVQQLYGVGADTFDALIAAGGGGTDDQHLRDEANVIDDEDEDASVVKFVNQIIREALAQKATDIHVEPQPDSLRIRYRIDGFLHEVPVPENIKSLQSSVIARIKVMSKLDIAEKRLPQDGRINLKADNQSIDVRVACIPSVEGESISLRLLGQERFTLDRLGLSDELRERIEVLLAKPNGIVLVTGPTGSGKSTTLYTFLSQLNSVHRRIVTIEDPVENKLPGIVQIPVKSEIGLTFASGLRSILRGDPNVVMVGEIRDLETAEIAVRASLTGHLVFSTLHTNDAVAGITRLIEMGVKPFLVSSAVRAFIAQRLVRCLCSACKEPANYKREDFLKLGFPEAKNLKLYRAARGGCQQCRGTGYSGRVALYEIALMTPTMQTLVSERASEADLQTQARKDGFVPMREYGLKKAAAGVTTLEEVARVTSEEFE, encoded by the coding sequence ATGAACGTCATTCTCAAATCAGTCGCGCAGGCCGCCGGGGTGGATGCTGCCGACATGCAGGCCGCACTTGATCATGCCTCAGCAGGCGGCATTTCCCCTGCACTGGCACTGGTGGAGAGCGGCGCTGTGGATGAGCGCCAGTTTTCCCGCCATCTGGCGGAGCATCTGCGCTGGCAGTGGCTGGAATCTCCGCAGCCCCACCCGGATGAAGCAGCGGAGCTCAAGCGCCTCATCCCTGCACGCTTCGCGGTACGGCACCAGATCTACCCTGTCGGCTTCACCAACGACGAGCCGCAGAGCCAGCGTCGGCTGCTGCTGGCCTGTCACGACCCGTTTGACCTCATCACCAAGCAGGCGGTGGCACGTGTTTCCCAACTGCCGGTAAAGTGGTGCCTCACCCCTCGGACAGAACTGCTCAATGCCGTTCAGCAGCTCTACGGGGTGGGTGCGGACACCTTTGACGCGCTGATCGCCGCTGGCGGAGGAGGCACGGATGACCAGCACCTGCGGGACGAGGCCAATGTCATTGATGACGAGGATGAAGACGCCTCGGTGGTGAAGTTTGTGAATCAGATCATCCGTGAAGCGCTGGCGCAGAAGGCCACTGATATTCATGTGGAGCCGCAGCCGGACAGCCTGCGCATCCGCTACCGCATCGACGGCTTCCTGCATGAGGTGCCGGTGCCGGAAAATATCAAATCCCTGCAGTCATCGGTGATCGCGCGCATCAAGGTGATGAGCAAACTGGACATTGCCGAGAAGCGTCTGCCACAGGACGGCCGTATCAATCTGAAGGCGGACAACCAGTCCATCGACGTCCGTGTGGCCTGCATCCCCAGTGTGGAGGGCGAGTCCATCAGCCTGCGTCTGCTGGGCCAGGAGCGCTTTACTCTCGATCGCCTGGGCCTGAGCGATGAACTACGGGAGCGCATCGAAGTCCTGCTGGCCAAGCCCAACGGTATTGTGCTTGTGACAGGTCCTACAGGTTCCGGCAAATCGACCACTCTTTACACCTTCCTCTCCCAGCTCAATAGTGTGCACCGCCGCATCGTCACCATTGAGGACCCGGTGGAAAACAAGCTGCCAGGCATCGTGCAGATCCCGGTGAAAAGCGAGATCGGCCTCACCTTTGCCAGCGGCCTGCGCAGCATTCTGCGCGGCGACCCCAACGTTGTGATGGTGGGGGAAATTCGTGACCTGGAGACAGCGGAGATCGCGGTGCGTGCATCGCTCACGGGCCATCTGGTCTTCTCCACGCTGCATACCAATGACGCGGTGGCGGGAATCACACGTTTGATCGAAATGGGGGTCAAACCCTTCCTGGTCAGCTCGGCAGTGCGCGCTTTCATCGCCCAGCGACTGGTGCGCTGTCTGTGCTCTGCGTGCAAAGAGCCTGCGAACTACAAGCGGGAAGACTTTTTGAAGCTCGGCTTTCCTGAAGCAAAGAACCTCAAGCTGTACCGTGCGGCGCGCGGCGGCTGCCAGCAATGCCGTGGCACAGGCTACTCGGGCCGTGTGGCACTCTACGAGATCGCACTCATGACGCCGACGATGCAGACGCTCGTCTCTGAACGTGCGTCCGAGGCGGATCTGCAGACGCAGGCACGCAAAGACGGATTTGTCCCCATGCGAGAGTACGGACTGAAGAAGGCTGCTGCCGGCGTGACGACGCTGGAAGAAGTGGCACGTGTGACCAGCGAGGAGTTTGAGTGA
- a CDS encoding type II secretion system F family protein has product MPAFAYQALSADGSVKAGTIEAADRSDALRQLARRGLQARSIQSQSHGQAAAATAEKKAQPAEPNSLALNKADVIRFTEDMGDLLSSGLQVEQALHAMENRSASKLGTLAGQARELVRNGVPLSSALRQASSAFDELYCNMIAAGENSGALDEIMDRQARHLRLMESVHAKVVGALIYPAFLFATGAALAVIMVTYLLPKMAGLLTGTGKEPPLMIRLSLALSEILRGYWWALAILLALVVMSLVAVHKTPAFKSWWHKLMISLPAIRDITRAHFELQFFETLGSLLRGGVPLLPALELVRRAITNLHLKHALSQAEVLVQEGASLSHAMKKTKALDSQAIDVIRIGEDTGHLSEVLGKAAARMDTQLSRVIERATALIQPCLLMIMAVLVGGLVWTMINIVFSTLNQLKH; this is encoded by the coding sequence ATGCCAGCCTTTGCCTACCAAGCCCTGTCCGCTGACGGATCGGTCAAAGCCGGAACCATTGAAGCTGCCGACCGCAGCGATGCCCTGCGCCAGCTGGCGCGGCGTGGGCTGCAGGCACGTTCCATTCAGTCCCAATCGCATGGCCAGGCCGCAGCGGCCACCGCAGAGAAAAAAGCCCAGCCAGCCGAACCAAACTCGCTCGCACTCAACAAGGCAGATGTCATCCGCTTCACGGAAGACATGGGAGACCTGCTGTCTTCCGGACTCCAGGTGGAGCAGGCCCTGCACGCGATGGAAAACCGCAGCGCCTCCAAGCTCGGCACACTGGCCGGACAAGCACGCGAACTGGTGCGCAATGGCGTGCCTCTTTCCTCCGCACTGCGTCAGGCCTCCTCAGCCTTTGACGAGCTTTACTGCAACATGATCGCCGCCGGGGAAAACAGCGGCGCTTTGGACGAGATCATGGACCGGCAGGCAAGGCATCTGCGGCTGATGGAGTCCGTGCACGCCAAGGTGGTTGGGGCACTGATCTACCCGGCCTTTTTGTTTGCCACAGGAGCGGCGCTGGCGGTCATCATGGTGACCTACCTGCTGCCCAAGATGGCAGGCCTGCTGACAGGTACTGGCAAGGAGCCACCACTGATGATCAGGCTGAGCCTGGCCCTGTCCGAAATCCTGCGAGGCTACTGGTGGGCACTGGCCATCCTGCTGGCACTGGTGGTCATGTCCCTGGTGGCTGTGCACAAGACGCCCGCCTTCAAGTCCTGGTGGCACAAGCTCATGATCAGCCTGCCCGCCATCCGCGACATCACACGGGCGCACTTTGAGCTTCAGTTCTTTGAAACCCTGGGCAGCCTTCTGCGTGGTGGCGTGCCTCTGCTGCCTGCACTGGAGCTGGTGCGGCGCGCCATTACCAACCTGCACCTGAAACATGCTCTTTCTCAGGCTGAGGTGCTGGTCCAGGAGGGGGCATCTCTGAGTCACGCCATGAAAAAGACCAAGGCCCTCGACTCCCAGGCCATCGATGTCATCCGCATCGGCGAAGACACCGGGCACCTGTCCGAGGTTCTGGGAAAGGCCGCCGCGCGCATGGACACCCAGCTTTCCCGCGTGATCGAGCGGGCCACAGCCCTCATCCAGCCCTGCCTGCTCATGATCATGGCGGTACTTGTAGGTGGGCTCGTTTGGACGATGATCAACATAGTCTTTTCCACCCTCAACCAGCTCAAGCACTGA